A DNA window from Arachis hypogaea cultivar Tifrunner chromosome 18, arahy.Tifrunner.gnm2.J5K5, whole genome shotgun sequence contains the following coding sequences:
- the LOC112770441 gene encoding uncharacterized protein, with product MHAPEFSEYVNTAPAVVAAGEFVVGIEFNSREAVIASVKEYTIRRGVDYRYCWAIRRYNGSHTCTRSTISQDHAKLDSDTIAEAIKPLVEADPSIKVKFVIAEVQLKFNYTISYRKAWLAKQKAVEKIFGGWESSYEALPTWFEAMVAKEPSAADEYKTAYGYRGGELVEDLRILTRVFWAFYPCIKAFRSCKPVVQIDGTHLYEKYKGALLVAVSQDGNGNIVPLAFAIVEGETANAWYFFLSHLRTHVVNRDGVSLISDRHESIISAVGRSNGAWEYPRAIHMFCIRHIASNFLRSFKAPLLQRLIVNIGYSRTMREFDMRYQRLCERGEAYKQWLDRIPRQQYALAYDGGHCWGHMKTNLVECINGALKGACNLPVTAFVKATFYRLNALFTRKRSEVEARISAGQLFSEYATQKIMSNQRSAGIHRQRPYCRIRIQAHTRSNARGPSMSLQSYLDARHNDRYMCLCQAEPQLNL from the exons ATGCATGCACCAGAATTTTCTGAATATGTCAATACAG CCCCAGCAGTTGTAGCTGCCGGTGAATTTGTCGTTGGAATAGAGTTTAACTCTAGAGAGGCTGTTATTGCATCAGTTAAAGAGTATACCATTCGAAGAGGAGTTGATTATAGG TATTGTTGGGCGATAAGGAGGTACAATGGTAGTCACACGTGCACCAGAAGTACCATATCTCAAGATCATGCTAAACTGGACTCTGATACAATTGCAGAAGCGATAAAGCCATTAGTTGAAGCTGACCCGTCCATAAAGGTGAAATTTGTCATTGCTGAAGTGCAATTGAAGTTCAACTACACGATAAGTTATCGCAAAGCATGGTTGGCCAAGCAAAAGGCAGTGGAGAAAATATTTGGTGGGTGGGAATCTTCATATGAAGCTTTGCCCACATGGTTTGAAGCAATGGTTGCAAAAGAACCATCAGCAGCTGATGAGTATAAAACTGCATATGGCTACCGAGGGGGTGAGTTAGTTGAAGATCTCCGGATTCTGACACGAGTCTTCTGGGCTTTCTACCCATGCATTAAAGCATTCAGAAGTTGCAAGCCAGTAGTTCAGATTGACGGCACACATTTGTATGAAAAGTATAAAGGAGCTCTTTTAGTTGCAGTATCACAAGATGGCAATGGAAATATCGTGCCTCTTGCATTTGCCATAGTCGAAGGTGAGACTGCCAATGCTTGGTACTTTTTTCTTAGCCATTTGCGAACACATGTAGTTAATCGGGATGGTGTTTCCCTTATCTCTGATCGACACGAGTCAATCATCTCAGCTGTGGGTCGTAGTAATGGAGCATGGGAATATCCGAGAGCTATTCACATGTTTTGCATCCGACATATAGCATCCAACTTTTTGAGGAGTTTCAAGGCACCACTCCTGCAGAGGCTAATTGTCAACATTGGCTATTCTAGAACAATGCGTGAATTCGATATGCGTTACCAGAGATTATGTGAGCGGGGGGAGGCTTACAAGCAGTGGTTAGACCGGATACCTCGACAGCAATATGCCTTGGCATATGATGGTGGACATTGTTGGGGTCATATGAAAACTAACCTAGTGGAGTGCATTAATGGAGCACTGAAAGGGGCATGCAATCTTCCAGTCACAGCCTTTGTTAAGGCAACTTTTTACAGGCTAAATGCGTTGTTCACAAGGAAGAGATCTGAGGTTGAGGCTCGTATAAGTGCAGGACAACTATTCTCTGAATATGCAACTCAGAAAATTATGTCAAATCAGCGCTCAGCTGGTATCCACCGGCAGAGGCCCTATTGTCGCATTCGTATCCAGGCCCACACAAGGAGCAACGCCAGAGGACCATCCATGTCCTTGCAATCATATCTCGATGCCAGACATAATGATCGATACATGTGCTTGTGTCAAGCAGAACCCCAACTAAACTTATGA